The Bos mutus isolate GX-2022 chromosome 7, NWIPB_WYAK_1.1, whole genome shotgun sequence genome window below encodes:
- the LOC102277748 gene encoding myeloblastin, translating into MPGSCRRPSPSLAPVLLAVLLGGAARAVEIVGGREAQPHSRPYVASLQLASGSHFCGGTLVHPSFVLTAAHCLNNLNPQRVRVVLGAHRLQTPEPTQQRLGISRLFENNYNPQEKLNDVLLLQLDQPATLNTHVAVAQLPQQAQPLPHGTQCLAMGWGRLGTLEPLPQVLQELNVTVVTFLCRPQNVCTYVPRRSAGICFGDSGGPLICNGVLHGVDSFVIRGCATGQYPDFFARVSLYVDWINSVLSSVGGKDSP; encoded by the exons ATGCCTGGAAGCTGCAGACGCCCTAGCCCCTCCCTGGCCCCAGTGCTGCTGGCCGTGCTGCTGGGTG GAGCAGCCCGGGCCGTGGAGATCGTGGGCGGGAGGGAAGCCCAGCCCCACTCGCGCCCCTACGTGGCGTCGCTGCAGCTGGCTTCCGGCAGCCACTTCTGCGGGGGGACCCTGGTGCACCCGAGCTTCGTGCTGACCGCCGCTCACTGCCTGAACAACTT GAACCCGCAGCGCGTGCGCGTGGTGCTGGGGGCCCACCGCCTGCAGACCCCCGAGCCCACCCAGCAGAGGCTCGGCATCAGTCGCCTGTTTGAGAACAACTACAACCCGCAGGAGAAGCTGAATGACGTGCTCCTGCTGCAG TTGGACCAGCCGGCCACCCTCAACACCCATGTAGCTGTGGCTCAGCTCCCCCAGCAGGCCCAGCCACTGCCCCATGGCACCCAGTGCCTGGCTATGGGCTGGGGCCGCCTGGGCACCCTCGAGCCGCTGCCCCAGGTCCTACAGGAGCTCAATGTCACCGTGGTCACCTTCCTGTGCCGGCCACAGAACGTGTGCACCTACGTGCCCCGACGCAGCGCTGGCATCTGCTTT GGGGACTCCGGGGGCCCCTTAATCTGTAATGGGGTACTCCATGGCGTGGACTCCTTCGTGATCCGGGGATGTGCCACTGGCCAGTACCCCGACTTCTTTGCTCGCGTCTCCCTCTATGTGGACTGGATCAACTCCGTGCTGAGCAGCGTGGGGGGCAAGGACAGCCCCTGA